GCGCGAAAATGGTTACGCGTTTAATTCGTTCAGCGAGGGTCTCATCATCCATCGCTTCCACCTGCGCGCCGGTAACGCATTGGCCGGATTCAGAAAATCCGATGGCGCGGGCGACGCTTTTGGCCGTTTCGGGATAATCGCCGGTAATCATCACTATCCGTATTCCCGCCTGGCGGCACTCGGCCACCGCCGACGGCACGGCGGGCCGCACCGGGTCGGTGAAGCCGGCCAGTCCCACAAACTCCAGCTCAAAGTCGTGCTGGTCATCCGGAAGCGCCGCTTCAGCTAAAACACCTTTCGCCACACCCAACACCCGCAGGCCGTCCCGCGCCATCGCATTTGCGGCGGCGGTCAGCGCCCCAGCCCGCCTTTCATCCAGATGGCAAAGGTTGGCGATGGTTTCCGGCGCCCCTTTTGAGGCAATCACCAACCCTTCGCGCCCCGGCGAGCGCCACACATGGGTCAGCGCCGGAAACTGTTTGCTTAACGGGTATTCGCGCAACAGTTCGCGCTCGTAGCTGTGCAGGTGTTCGCTCCCCGCCAGACACATTCGCCCCATATCGGTTATCGCTTTTTCCATTGGATCGAACGGATCTTTCTTGCCAGCCAGGATGCAATGCTCGACCAAGTCGTGAAACGCTTCGGGCAGACCGCGCGCCCCTTCCATGACGGTGAAAAAAGCGTCTCCCGCATAAAGCCGGCTGACGGTCATGCTGTTTTGGGTGAGGGTGCCGGTCTTATCCACGCAGAGCACGGTGGCGGCCCCCAGTGTTTCCACCACCGGCACATGGCGGGTCAGCACGTTTTTTTGCGAAATGCGCCACGCCCCCAGCGCCAGAAAAATGGTCAATATCACCGGCATCTCTTCGGGAAGGATCGACATGGCCAATGTGAGTCCCGCCAGCAGCGAATCAACCCATTTGCCGGTATTCAACACATACAAAAGCGACACCAGCGCGCAGAGTCCCAGTCCCGTCGCGGCCAACAACCTCACCACCCGGCGGGTCTCCTTCCAGAGCAACGTCTGCTCCGTTTCAATGTTCCGTAACGAGGATCCGATCTTGCCGATCTCGGTGTGAAGGCCGATGCGTAACACCTTGGCCACCCCCTGCCCCCGCACCACCAGCGTGCCCGAAAAAAGATACGGCAAGTCTTCGCCGCCCGGCTTTCCCATTTCCCGTTTTTCGCTCCCTCCCGGAGCTTTACGCACCGGCGCCGATTCGCCGGTCAGCGCCGATTCGTCCACCACCAAGTTGATGGAGGAAAGCAAAAAGCTGTCAGCGGGCACACGGTCGCCTTCCATCAGGATCACCAAATCATCCCGCACCACCTCGCGCCCCGGTATGCGCTGTTGCAGGCCATCCCGCACCACCAGCGCGCGGGGACTGGAGAGATCGCGCAATGCTTCAAGGGAGCGTTCCGTTTTCCGCTCCTGGTAAAACGTGATTCCCATGATGACGAAAACAAAGCTTAAAAGGATCAGCGCCTCTTGCACGTCGCCCAACACGAGGTATAGCGCGCCGCAGGCCGTCAGCAGCAGGAACATCGGCTCGCCCACAACCTCGCGCGCGATGGCGGCGGAACTTTTGGGTTTTGAGGCGGGAAGATCGTTATACCCTTCCCCGCTTAGGCGGCGGATCGCCTCCGCGGTGGAAAGTCCTTGAAGGTTTTCCAGGTCGAATCCGGTTTCCACGCCCATAATTAACAGTTTATCCCATTGCCGCCCTAAAACCCTTTAAATCGCGGAGCGCCGCAAGTATAATCGTGCAAACCGGTCATACGCCGGTTATATGGGGGTAATGGATATGGCTCATCTCTGGAAAAAGCGGCGGCGCACCAGTGCCATGATGTCCGAAATCAACGTGACGCCGTTCGTCGACGTCATGCTGGTATTGCTCATCATCTTCATGGTCACCGCGCCGCTGGCCAAATTCGGCTTCGATGTACACCTGCCGAAAGTGGAGGCAAGCCCGGTGGTTCGTGAGGAGAACTGGATCATCACGGTGGACAAGAACCGCGCCATTTACCTCAACGAAACGGAGATAAGGCTGGAGGCCCTGGAAAAACGGCTCAACCAGCTGACAACCATCAATCCGCAAGTCGACGTGTTTCTCCGCGCGGATGAAACGCTGCCGTACGGCTTCGTCATGCAGGTGATGGGAAACGCGCGCCGCGCCGGTGTGCGGAATCTGGGCATGGTGACGGAGCCGGTTCCGCCGCCGGTCAAAGAGGAAAAGAAATAACGCCAATGACGGCCGGTCACGATACCTGTTACTCCCCGGAAGGCGACGGCGGCGACAACCTTTTCATTACGGTGCTCTTTGTCTCCCTTCTGCTGCATATGCTGGCGCTTACCGGTTTTTTCATTTATGGGGAATACATCGACCACTCCAGCGAGCCCCGCGTCAAACAGGAAGTGTACGTGGTACACCTGATCGACCCGGGTCCCCTCACCGGCCGTTTCGAGATGGGGCGCTCTTCCGTGGTGGACGCCGCGCCGATGCCGACCGCGGTTAGCGCGAAAGCGGCGGCTCCGCCGGTCAAGCTGGAAATACCGGTGAGCAAAGATACGGGCGGCGAAGTGAAAAAGGTGGCGGAAACTTTGAAAAAATCCCCCGAAACAAAAGAGGCGCCGAGGCCGGATAAAAAAATCCCGCCGGTGAAGCAGGTGGAAACGGAATCCAAAAAAACCTCGAAGCTCAAGCAGAAAACGCCGGTCACCGAGGAGAAGAATACCGACGCGGCCGCCCGCGAAATACGCGAACGCAAGGGGGGTGGCAGCGTTGATATCCGCAAGTTCCCTTACGAGTGGTATTTAAACATCATGGAATCGCGCATATATGGAAACTGGGATACGTTCCGCGCCAACTTTTTCACCAACCGCGCGGCGCGGGTGGCCGTTTATTTCCAGTTAGACCGCGACGGCAAAATGCTCGACCTCAAAATAGAACATTCGTCGCTGAACGACGAAGTGGATAACTCGGCGCTCGCGGCGGTGCGGAACTCCGCCCCTTTCCCCCCGCTGCCGCCCGGATACAAAGAAAAAACGCTGGAGGTACACTTTGGCTTCGTTCTGCAACCGTCACGCTAAAATCATCCTGCTGGCAGCGGCCCTGCTGGCCGCCGGGAGCGCCATCGGCGGCGCCGCCGAAGTTTTTATCGACGTCTCGCGCCAGCGAACCGCGCAAATCACCATGGCGGTACCCCGATTTAACATGAAAGAAGCCAAGGAAAACCAGAAAGAGGATTCCGCTTTTGCCGATCTGGGACAAAAGACAATGGAGTTCGACCTGTTGTTTTCGGGCTATTTCAGTATGCTTACCGACCGCGCGGTGTTGGGCGAAATTGAGTCCAAAACCGCCGATGCGCGCCACGTTCCCTGGGATATCTGGAAAGAAGCGAAGGTGAATGCGTTGGTCAGGGCCGATTACTACGCCCTGCCGGATGACCAAGCCGCCCTGGAAGCCTACCTGTTCGATGTGGACCGCCACGAACAGCTTGCCGGCATCCGCTATACCGGCCCACGCGGCATATTCCGCAAGATGACGCACAAGTTCGCCGATGAAGTCGTCTACCGCTTTTCGGGCGCGGCCGGCGTTGCCGACAGCCGCATAGCCTTTACCAGCAAGGTGAAGGGGCACAAGGAACTCTTCATCATGGATTACGACGGGTACAACCAGCAGCAGATCACCAAAGTCAACAGTATCATCATATCGCCGGACTGGGCCCCCTCCGGCGGCAAACTGCTCTTCACCTCTTTTCACATGAAGCGGCCCGCCATCTATATGCTCGACTTGCACAGCGGCAAGATCACCGCTATCGGCAGCAACACGGGCCAAAGCCAGTCGGCCCCCGCCTGGTCGCCCGACGGCAAAACCATCGCCTTCACCCAAGCCCTCAACGGCAATTCGGACATCTACACGATCAATGCCGACGGCACCGGCCTCCGGCGGCTAACCGACGCCGACAGCATCGAAACATCCCCCACATGGTCGCCGGATGGGAAAAAAATCGCTTTCGTTTCGGACAGCGCCGGAACGCCGCAGATATATATAATGAACGCGGACGGCAGCGGCAAAGAGCGCTTCACCTTCAATGGCGATTACAACGCCGACCCGGCATGGTCGCCGCGCGGTGATAAAATCGCCTTTACCAGCATGCTTGATACCCGCTTTAACATCGTGGTGAAGAGCCTCGACGGACTTGTGGAAAAGCAACTCACCGCCGATATGGGGAGAAACGACTCCCCCAGTTGGTCCGCCGACGGCCGCCATCTGGCGTTTACCAGCACCCGCACCGGCACCAGCCAGATTTACATCATGAACGCCAACGGCAATAACCAGATGCAGCTTACGAATATGCCGGACGGCGCCAGCGGATGCTCATGGGGACCGCGCAACTAGCGGCGAAAAACGTCAGCGATCCGCCGGAACGGGGATTACATCCCCCGCAGGTTGTTGGCGATTGACCGGAGTATCTCTTTCCATTCCGCGATAAGCGGGGCCAGTTCATACTCCAAAATGTCGGCCAAGCTGATCCAGTCACGGTTTTTCTGCGTTGCAAAAAGGGTGTTCAGCACCTGGAGCAATTCCTGCTCCTTTTGGTTCAACGTGCCGCCGTCATGTTTCATCGCCTCGAAATCAAGGCCGTTGATGTTTTTCACCTTATCTATGATGCCGACAAAGGTCTGCAACCCTTCAACGCAATTGATGAAGTTCCGGTTGGCGGTTGTCTCGTCGTCCGTGCGGAACTTGTCGGCGCTTTGTTCAACCAGCGCCGCCAGTCCTTCCACATATTCGTCCATGGAATCGAGCGCGCGGATGGATACGGCGCGAAACGTGTCGGTGGCTATTTCTATAGACCGCACGTCCGCCACCGGTTTCGTTTTTATGGTCAACATTACGTTTTCGGGTATTTCTTCGCCGTTAATTTTTATCGTGGAGATGAACTCATCCCTGAAAAACCGCTTTGCAACGAACTCTTCCAGCAAGCCGCCCAAATCCGCCTGACTTTGGGGATCCCACTGCACATCTTCACCGTTCAGTTTTATAATCATCGTTGGGTTTCCTTTCACGCCGCCATTTTCCCATCCTTCGGAACGATACGCAACCGGAACGCCAACATTATTCATTTCAACAATTCCTCCAGCCGATCCATGACAAACACGGCAAAACCGGCGGCGGCCGCATAGAGCGCGCGGGTTTCTTCCAGCATTACAACGGGCGCGGCATTGCCAATGTTTCCTTTGCCCATATTGAACAGCCGCACGGCGGGCATCAACTCCGGATGAGCCAAGCCGGCCATATCAATGGCCCGATCCACATCCAAAAACCGTTGCACCGTTTTTTTCACCTTGTCCATCCGGCCGTTTTTGAGATCGCGCACCGCCTCCCTGGCGAGTGTCTCCCCTTCCCCGGCCGCGTCCGCCAGTTTGCGGAAGACGCCGCGCTTTCTTTCCACCCAGCGCCGCAACTCTTCCGCGTCCGGCGGCGCATAATGCGCCGCAAGATAGCCGGCCACAAATTCCTTTCCGGATCCAACGCCGAACGGCTGCATGAAAAATTGCCGGTAAATACGCGCCAGAATGTCGGTATCGGCGGATTGCGATTTTTTAAGCGGGCGCAAATCCCAAAAGCCATACTGGTCGAAATACGGCGCAAGCAGGCGCACTTTCGGGAAAGCGGCCGGTCCGAGAGGCGGCATCCCGCCGGGATTGTCCGCCAAATGTTGGGCGGCATCGGCCACCATTTCAGGCGTTACATAATCGAGACAGGCATAATGCGGGCAGGTGGAAGAATGAAGGCAAGGGAAACACGGCATCTCCGGCTCAAGGAGAACCGCCTTATCGCAGTAGGGGCCGGTTTCAAAACCATAGGCATGCACCAGGAAGAGCGCCACAATGGGCGTTCCGGCCGCGGCGGCTATGTGCATGGTGGCCGTATCGTTCGTCACGAGCACGGCGCAACGCTTCACTACGCCGATGAGTTGTTCCAGCGAGGTCTTGCCCGCGAGGTTGATATGCGGCATCTCCATCGCGGCGGCCGTTTCGTCCACCAGCTCTTTTTCCGCCGCCGCCCCCAGCAACACGGCTTTCGCGTTCCATCGGCGCGCCAGCAGATCGGCGCTTTTGGCAAAGTTGCGCGAAGGCCATCGGCGCTCCTTCATGCTGGCCCCCGCCTGAATGCCGATAAGCCGCTCTCCTTCCTTCACGCCGCATTCCGCCAGCAACGGCGCGGCCAGCCGCTCCGGTTCAGCGCTGTTGATGAATAATCCGCGCCCTTTTGGCTTCACGCCGCCACTGAGCTGGTAGATATCCACCAGATTGAAGGTGTTGTAACGGCGAAAGGAAAGAAGCGACGAGAAGTACATAAGCCACGGGTCGTTTATCACCTTGTTCCCCTCGCCGTCGCTGACGATGCCGCGCACGTCGGGGATATTCAGCAACCGCCCCATGATGGCGGTGAGGTTCGAGTGGCTCAGGTTTATGAGCATATCGAATTTTTCCGCGGCCAACTGCGCCACGAAATTATCAAGATAGAAATAAACGTCGGCGATGGATGTTTGCCCGCCGTCGGCATGAATGAACTGCTTGGGGTCGAACACCGTCAGTTTGTCGATATGTGGAAGGTTTTTGCAGATGCCGGAGAAACTGACATTCGCCGCGAGCGTGATGCGGCAGCCGGGAAATTCCTCTTTGAGGCCCGACAGCAGTGGCGATGTCTGTATGAGGTCGCCGATGCGGGTGAAGTTCAGGATCAGTATCTTCTTCACTTTTGCACCAGCAATTCGTTGACCATAAGCAAGAGGGATTCGGCGCGGCCAAGCGCGCCTTTGCCTTTACTGATATGATCCGCAACGGCTTTGAGCGACAATTCCCCTTCCGGGTCGAAGCCGCGCAAGAAGGCGGCGAGTTCGGCGTTACCTTTTGCTTCCGCCTCCGCGACCATGTTCTTCACCACGTTGCGCCCGTGGCTCTCCTCCTTTTGGCGGATGGCGAACGTTTCTCCCTCGCGCGAGAAGATAACCGCGAGCAGTTCTTCCATCCGCCGCTCGAAGGTGTGGTCTTCCAGCGTCCGTTCACGCCCCGCGCGGGCGATTGCTTCCCGCTCTTCGGGGTGCTTGAGGTAGCGGTCTATCTTCCCGCGCAATTCTTCAAGCGAGGCATAGGTTTCAATTTCTTTTCCCGGCTGCATCAACGCGGGGAGTTCACTCCGCATATCGGCCAATTGGAACGCGCCGCAAGCGGCCAGTTCGAATACGCGGGGGTTCACAAAATCACCCACCGGGTCGATGCCGGCATTCATGATGCTGCTGTGCAGGTTCAGATTTATCTTCGATGCGCTGAATATCTTTATGTATTCTTCCGGGCTTAAACGGCGGTTCCGGTTCGCCACCCGTTGCCCCACCGCGCTGGAGAGTTCCCATTCGGTGCCCCATATTTTAAAATCGTAATCCAGCAGGCCGCTGAAAAAGACACGCCGATTGTTGTACCCGGCCCCCATAAAGGAGATATCGGAACCATAGCGTTTTGTATCTTCCGGAGACAGCGGCAGCGGCTTGTGGTGCAACGGCGCGGATGCCTGCGGGAGATACGCCACGCAACGCGCCCCGGCTTTACCGAGACGCTCATGGAATTCACCGCGTTGTATGGTGAAAAAATAATCGTAATAGGGGGCAACGCGGTCCCAGTACTTCAAGGTGCGGAAATCCTCGACAAACCAGAACGCGATGGGAATTTTGAGTTGGCGCAAACGCGCAAGCGCCCCCACATCCAGCGGGGCTTGCGCCATGACCAGTATCAGATCGGGTTTGCGGTCGTCCGCCATCGCCACCATAGCCTCGCCCAGCACATTGCTGTACAGCGCCTTGAGCTGGTGGCGGTGTGTTTCGTTGGGCGTTACTTCATCCATCAGGAAATAGGATTGCTTGAACGCAGTGGCGTCGAAGGCGGCCACATCCGCCCCCAGCGCGGTGAGCGCCTCTTTCACATAGCGGAAGGTGGTCTCGGTGCCGCCATAAATGGGACCGGCCAACAATATGCGCGGTTTACGCTCGGCCACCAGTTTGCGCGTAATGAATGAAACCTCCAACTTGTCGTATTCCGCCTGAAAAAAGCGAAGGTAAGGCCGGTGCGCCATTATCCGCGCGCCCCGGCAATCGTAATCGTCCAGCACCCGGCGCACGCGTTTCCCCACAAAGATGCGGCATTTTTCCAAAGCAAATGCCATGTCGGCATTTTCCATGGCGCTTTTAAAAATGGCCGCGGAAGGTTCCACCACCGTTACGTTCAGCCCGGCGCCCACCGCATCACGCAGGTGATGACCATAGCCAAGCCCGAAAACAATGACGTTTTTCACGCCTTGATCCATCTGTGCAAGCAGGCGGGCCCCCTCCTCTTCCGGCTTATAAGCGCCGTGCATCGCCACCCCTTCATATTTGAAAACCGGCAGGCCGTTCTTCGCCTGCTGCGTTTCGATGGCGGCGTCGATATTCGGTTCCAGCAAAGGCGCGAGATGGGGGTGGAACTTTTTCAGGAGACCGCTGTTTTGTTCCTTATACCGCATCCGCTCTTTCCCCCGGCGCCCGCAATCCGCCTTCAAATCTGGCGGCGCGGATGTTTTTCTCCAATTCCCTCGTCACCTGGTACGCATCTTTAAAAAATATTAAAAATGATTCGGCGTTGATATAAGCCTGCTTCCCCGGATCGGCGGTTTTCAGGCCGCCGCGCAGCCGCTGTATCCTGTCCATCGTCCCTTCCAGCCGCCAACGGTTGATGCCCATAAATTCCGCCTCGCGCATCACCATTCCCAGATAGTTGGCGCAGGCGCGCGCGGCGGATTCCACCGCCGCGTTCTCCCCTTTGCGTTGGGCGGCGGCGGCGAGCCTTTCGGCTTCCTTGATGCCCATCGAGCAAACCTTTTTAATGTCCCGTGCTTTGGCCGCAAGCGCTTCGAGCCTTTGCCTGATAAACATAATATCGGCGGGAAGTTGCACGGGGCGCGCCGCCGCGATTATTTTGGCGATGTCCCGGCGCTGGCGGCCATATTTCAGCATAGCTTCCTGAATGCACATCGGCTTCGCGCCCGCAATTGCGGCCCCCCCCTCGGTGGTGTTGATGCAGTCAACCTCTTTTTGGGCGATGCGGATTTCAAACCAGTTGCGCCACGTGGTCATTTTCACGCTGCTTTTGAGCGTATGCCCGAGGTTTCCTTCCACCGTTCCCTGGATTTCACGGCTTATCGCCTCGTCATGCATCATTTCCACGCCGCTCATCTCGCCGGCGGCGCTGTAGACAAATTCGTCGTTGGCGCCGCCGCCGCTGTGGGTGCGGTTGCCGGTAAACGCGAGGTCCTGCCCGGTGAGAATGATCGGTGAACATCCCATGCGCAATGCCAGATCGAAAGCGGCGGTGGCCACCGACCCGCCGGTCAGGTTTTCGCCCAAGTCTCCGGTGAACTGCTCCAGCCACTGCACCATCGGTTCGCTATAGCTGGTTATCATCATCGGGCCGGCGCACTCCGTAAGAATAAGCGGATAGGTGACCGGATTAACCACCAACGTATAATCGGGGCGCTCCGCCCCCGCCAAGTGAAAGTAGTTGTGCAGCAAGGCGTCCAATGCCACCACGAAATGCGGCACAACGCCGTTTTTCAGCAGTGTCTTCAGTGCGGTATCGACGCAAATGATGATCATGGAATCCCGCGCCGACATCAGCCAGCGGCAATTCTTGTCGAGCGACGGCCCCGCCGCCACGATCACCGCCGGCACTCCGGTCAGGCGGCCAAAAAGATGTTTGATGCCGGGGTTGCGCAGGATAACGTCCAGATTTGAAAAAATATTCCCCTGCCAGACCGATGAAAGGCGGCTGATGGAAGCGAGATTCCCTTCCGCCATCTGCTTCTGGCGGGCGAGCACCTTGTCAACCGCCTGATAATAGCCGGTATCGCACGCCACCGCCGTGCCGTGCTTGATAACCTGAAAATTAGACCTGGTGAAAACGCCGAACTCCTCTTCAAGCCGGTGCATGACCGCGTCCACCGGACTTTCTCCGACGCTGATGACCACACGCGGATCGCCGATGAGTTCCGCCACGTCAAACCCTTCAAGCAGTTTTTTAAAATACCCCGGACTCGACTCGACAAGCAGGATGAACGTGCCTGCATCGGAGGCCGCCAGCGTTTCGGTTAGCGTTTCACCCAGGCCGATGCCGAGCAGGATAATCACCTCGCTGAAGCCGAACTGCTTCCGCTCCGTGATCCGGCGGACATTGGGCGGCATCGGTTGTTTTTTGAAAATGGCCGTCTCGCCACCGGCGCATAAGACTTCGATGGCGGCGGCCTTTCCCCCCGCCTTTATCAGCCGCACGCGCGGGTCGTCCGGCGTGGCGCGTATCTTCGCGGTCAGCGCACGGTCTTTTGCCTCCAGCGCTTTCAGGTTTTTTACGTACACATTCATATCGCGGTGCCGTTCTTTTCCAGCTGTTCCAGCAGCATCAATGCATCGCCGTGCTCCGGGTTGAAGATGAGGATGCGGTCAAGCGCTTCCCGCGCTTCGCCGTATTTCCCCTGCTGATAGTAAACGCCCGCCAGTCCGAATAGCAGATCGAGATTCGCCGGGTGGAGTTCGAGGTACTCCGTCAGCGATTTTTCGGCCAGCGCAAAATCTTTGGTTTGATAGCAGGCCTGCACCAGCGACGAGAGGGCAATCGGGTTTTCCGGATTTGCCGCTATCGCCTTTTGATAGCAGGCTATTCCCTCTTTCTGTTTTCCCGCATGGAAGAGCGCGATACCCAGCCCGCAGAGCGCGCGGTCATTCTTCCAGTTCGCCGCCACCGCCTTTTCATAATATCCGATGGCCGTCCCGTAGTCGCCCTTGCCCAGCCGTATGGTGCCAAGACCGATATTCGCCGCTTCCACAGCCCCCAGCCGTGCCGCCTTTTCGTAGAGGCCGCCGGCTTTTGCCGCATCGTTCACGCGCATGAGAAAATCGGCGTATTTGCAGAGCGCCGCCGCGTTTTCCCCGTCATGGTCC
This sequence is a window from Nitrospinota bacterium. Protein-coding genes within it:
- a CDS encoding cation-translocating P-type ATPase, with the protein product METGFDLENLQGLSTAEAIRRLSGEGYNDLPASKPKSSAAIAREVVGEPMFLLLTACGALYLVLGDVQEALILLSFVFVIMGITFYQERKTERSLEALRDLSSPRALVVRDGLQQRIPGREVVRDDLVILMEGDRVPADSFLLSSINLVVDESALTGESAPVRKAPGGSEKREMGKPGGEDLPYLFSGTLVVRGQGVAKVLRIGLHTEIGKIGSSLRNIETEQTLLWKETRRVVRLLAATGLGLCALVSLLYVLNTGKWVDSLLAGLTLAMSILPEEMPVILTIFLALGAWRISQKNVLTRHVPVVETLGAATVLCVDKTGTLTQNSMTVSRLYAGDAFFTVMEGARGLPEAFHDLVEHCILAGKKDPFDPMEKAITDMGRMCLAGSEHLHSYERELLREYPLSKQFPALTHVWRSPGREGLVIASKGAPETIANLCHLDERRAGALTAAANAMARDGLRVLGVAKGVLAEAALPDDQHDFELEFVGLAGFTDPVRPAVPSAVAECRQAGIRIVMITGDYPETAKSVARAIGFSESGQCVTGAQVEAMDDETLAERIKRVTIFARVVPEQKLRIVDALKKNGEIVAMTGDGVNDAPALKSAHIGIAMGARGTDVAREAAALVLTDDDFSSIVAAVRSGRRIYDNIKKAMAFTVAVHVPIAGMAMIPAFFGLPLIFMPVHIVFLEMVIDPACSIVFEREPEETGIMERPPRRTSDPLFSGRMVLASTLLGGAVFAVVLAVFGLALWRGAGMEEARTLSFVTLLIATVGLIFANRSLEQHIVQAVKNPNQSLWWLCGGAAAFLGLVIYVPWLRQLFGFRPPDTIDWLICIVAGAATIGCLELIRMAARRRKFSAA
- a CDS encoding ExbD/TolR family protein produces the protein MAHLWKKRRRTSAMMSEINVTPFVDVMLVLLIIFMVTAPLAKFGFDVHLPKVEASPVVREENWIITVDKNRAIYLNETEIRLEALEKRLNQLTTINPQVDVFLRADETLPYGFVMQVMGNARRAGVRNLGMVTEPVPPPVKEEKK
- a CDS encoding TonB family protein yields the protein MTAGHDTCYSPEGDGGDNLFITVLFVSLLLHMLALTGFFIYGEYIDHSSEPRVKQEVYVVHLIDPGPLTGRFEMGRSSVVDAAPMPTAVSAKAAAPPVKLEIPVSKDTGGEVKKVAETLKKSPETKEAPRPDKKIPPVKQVETESKKTSKLKQKTPVTEEKNTDAAAREIRERKGGGSVDIRKFPYEWYLNIMESRIYGNWDTFRANFFTNRAARVAVYFQLDRDGKMLDLKIEHSSLNDEVDNSALAAVRNSAPFPPLPPGYKEKTLEVHFGFVLQPSR
- the tolB gene encoding Tol-Pal system beta propeller repeat protein TolB → MASFCNRHAKIILLAAALLAAGSAIGGAAEVFIDVSRQRTAQITMAVPRFNMKEAKENQKEDSAFADLGQKTMEFDLLFSGYFSMLTDRAVLGEIESKTADARHVPWDIWKEAKVNALVRADYYALPDDQAALEAYLFDVDRHEQLAGIRYTGPRGIFRKMTHKFADEVVYRFSGAAGVADSRIAFTSKVKGHKELFIMDYDGYNQQQITKVNSIIISPDWAPSGGKLLFTSFHMKRPAIYMLDLHSGKITAIGSNTGQSQSAPAWSPDGKTIAFTQALNGNSDIYTINADGTGLRRLTDADSIETSPTWSPDGKKIAFVSDSAGTPQIYIMNADGSGKERFTFNGDYNADPAWSPRGDKIAFTSMLDTRFNIVVKSLDGLVEKQLTADMGRNDSPSWSADGRHLAFTSTRTGTSQIYIMNANGNNQMQLTNMPDGASGCSWGPRN
- a CDS encoding glycosyltransferase family 9 protein, with the protein product MKKILILNFTRIGDLIQTSPLLSGLKEEFPGCRITLAANVSFSGICKNLPHIDKLTVFDPKQFIHADGGQTSIADVYFYLDNFVAQLAAEKFDMLINLSHSNLTAIMGRLLNIPDVRGIVSDGEGNKVINDPWLMYFSSLLSFRRYNTFNLVDIYQLSGGVKPKGRGLFINSAEPERLAAPLLAECGVKEGERLIGIQAGASMKERRWPSRNFAKSADLLARRWNAKAVLLGAAAEKELVDETAAAMEMPHINLAGKTSLEQLIGVVKRCAVLVTNDTATMHIAAAAGTPIVALFLVHAYGFETGPYCDKAVLLEPEMPCFPCLHSSTCPHYACLDYVTPEMVADAAQHLADNPGGMPPLGPAAFPKVRLLAPYFDQYGFWDLRPLKKSQSADTDILARIYRQFFMQPFGVGSGKEFVAGYLAAHYAPPDAEELRRWVERKRGVFRKLADAAGEGETLAREAVRDLKNGRMDKVKKTVQRFLDVDRAIDMAGLAHPELMPAVRLFNMGKGNIGNAAPVVMLEETRALYAAAAGFAVFVMDRLEELLK
- a CDS encoding glycosyltransferase, whose translation is MRYKEQNSGLLKKFHPHLAPLLEPNIDAAIETQQAKNGLPVFKYEGVAMHGAYKPEEEGARLLAQMDQGVKNVIVFGLGYGHHLRDAVGAGLNVTVVEPSAAIFKSAMENADMAFALEKCRIFVGKRVRRVLDDYDCRGARIMAHRPYLRFFQAEYDKLEVSFITRKLVAERKPRILLAGPIYGGTETTFRYVKEALTALGADVAAFDATAFKQSYFLMDEVTPNETHRHQLKALYSNVLGEAMVAMADDRKPDLILVMAQAPLDVGALARLRQLKIPIAFWFVEDFRTLKYWDRVAPYYDYFFTIQRGEFHERLGKAGARCVAYLPQASAPLHHKPLPLSPEDTKRYGSDISFMGAGYNNRRVFFSGLLDYDFKIWGTEWELSSAVGQRVANRNRRLSPEEYIKIFSASKINLNLHSSIMNAGIDPVGDFVNPRVFELAACGAFQLADMRSELPALMQPGKEIETYASLEELRGKIDRYLKHPEEREAIARAGRERTLEDHTFERRMEELLAVIFSREGETFAIRQKEESHGRNVVKNMVAEAEAKGNAELAAFLRGFDPEGELSLKAVADHISKGKGALGRAESLLLMVNELLVQK
- a CDS encoding motility associated factor glycosyltransferase family protein — its product is MNVYVKNLKALEAKDRALTAKIRATPDDPRVRLIKAGGKAAAIEVLCAGGETAIFKKQPMPPNVRRITERKQFGFSEVIILLGIGLGETLTETLAASDAGTFILLVESSPGYFKKLLEGFDVAELIGDPRVVISVGESPVDAVMHRLEEEFGVFTRSNFQVIKHGTAVACDTGYYQAVDKVLARQKQMAEGNLASISRLSSVWQGNIFSNLDVILRNPGIKHLFGRLTGVPAVIVAAGPSLDKNCRWLMSARDSMIIICVDTALKTLLKNGVVPHFVVALDALLHNYFHLAGAERPDYTLVVNPVTYPLILTECAGPMMITSYSEPMVQWLEQFTGDLGENLTGGSVATAAFDLALRMGCSPIILTGQDLAFTGNRTHSGGGANDEFVYSAAGEMSGVEMMHDEAISREIQGTVEGNLGHTLKSSVKMTTWRNWFEIRIAQKEVDCINTTEGGAAIAGAKPMCIQEAMLKYGRQRRDIAKIIAAARPVQLPADIMFIRQRLEALAAKARDIKKVCSMGIKEAERLAAAAQRKGENAAVESAARACANYLGMVMREAEFMGINRWRLEGTMDRIQRLRGGLKTADPGKQAYINAESFLIFFKDAYQVTRELEKNIRAARFEGGLRAPGERADAV